The following is a genomic window from Fervidobacterium sp..
CGAAATTCTCGAACAAAAAACAGGAAAAAATGGAATTGAGATCTTTAAGCAAGCTATTGAAAACGTGAAGCCAGTTGTCGAGGTAAGACCAAGAAGAATAGGTGGTGCTACATATCAAGTTCCAGTTGAGGTGCAAGAACCAAGAAAAACAACTCTGGCAATCAGATGGATAGTTGATATTGCAAGGTCTAAAAAAGGCAAACCAATGAAAGAAAAACTTGCTGAAGAACTTCTAAACGCTTACAATAACACCGGTGCCGCAATTAAGAAGAGAGAAGATGTACACAAGATGGCTGAAGCTAACAGAGCCTTTGCACACTTCAGATGGTAATTTATCAAGTGGATGAAACTACTGTCGTTATTGTTTATATTTATTGTACTTCGAGGAGGAAAGTATGGAAGAGATAAAAGCTCTTTACGTCGACTTGAATAAGTTAAGGAATATAGGAATAATGGCTCATATTGATGCTGGTAAGACTACTACTACCGAGCGTATATTATTTTTCACCGGTAGAAAACATCAGATCGGTAGTGTTGATGATGGTACAGCAACGATGGATTGGATGATTCAAGAAAAGGAAAGAGGAATCACCATCACGTCTGCTGCAACTACATGTTTTTGGAAGGAACACCGAATCAACATAATTGATACACCGGGTCACGTTGATTTTACAATCGAAGTTGAGCGGTCTTTGAGAGTGCTTGATGGAGCTATTGCAATCTTTGATGCTACAGCAGGTGTTGAACCTCAGTCAGAAACTGTTTGGAGACAGGCTGATAAGTACAAGGTTCCAAGGCTTGCATTTATGAACAAGATGGATAAAACAGGTGCAGATTTTGAAATGGCAGTCCAAAGTATGGTTGAAAGATTGGGTGCTCACCCAATCCCCGTGCAAATTCCTATAGGCGCAGAAAGTGACTTCAAAGGTGTAATTGATTTGATTCAAATGAAAGCTATAAGATGGCTCAATCCGGAAGGTACAGAGATGGTTTACGAAGATATTCCTGTTGAATGGCTTGATAAAGCTGAAGAAGCAAGGGAAGATATGATTGAAAAAATAGCCGAAGTTGATGACGAGATAATGGAATTGTACCTTGAAGGGCAAGAGCCAACTGAAGAACAAATTCATGCAGCACTCAGAAGAATCACTATAGCAGGTTTAGGTACACCGGTTTTCTGTGGTTCAGCCAAGATGAACGTTGGCATTCAGCCATTGCTTGATGGTGTGGTTAGGTACTTACCATCACCACTTGATTTACCACCGGTTCGGGGTTTTGACAAGAACGGAAATGAAATACAAGTTGTTCCAACGGAAAATGGTCCATTCGTAGCTTATGCATTTAAAATTCAAACTGATCCATATGTTGGCAAACTTACTTTCTTAAGAGTTTACAGTGGACGACTAGAGAAAGGTAGCTATGTTATCAATACTACCAAAGGTATAAAGGAAAGGGTTTCAAGACTTATATTTTTACATGCTGATAAGAGAGAGGATGTAGATTATATAAGAGCCGGAGATATAGTTGGAGTTATTGGTATGAAAAGCACCATAACAGGCGATACTATTTGTGAAGAAGGAACTAATGTTATTCTTGAAAAAATGGAATTCCCCGAACCCGTTATTTCTATCGCTATCGAACCAGCAACAAAAGATGATGAAACAAAACTTTCGAAGGCGTTGCAGGCATTGCTCGATGAAGATCCATCACTCAGAGCGTATGTTGACCAAGAAACAGGTGAGACTATACTTTCGGGAATGGGAGAACTACACCTTGAAATCATTGTTGATAGGTTGAAAAGAGAGTTCAATGTCAATGTAAGGGTTGGTAAACCGCAAGTTGCTTATAGAGAGACAATGACCAAAGAAGTTAAAACCGAAGGTAAATATATCAGGCAAAGTGGTGGTAGAGGACAATACGGGCATGTTATTGTCCAGTTTGAGCCTTTAAGCTTAGATAAGACCTTCGAATTTGTTGATAAGACTGTTGGCGGTGTGATACCGAAACAGTACATACCCGCTATCGAAGAAGGAATAAGAGAAGCAATGCAAGTTGGTGTTCTAGCAGGCTATCCTGTCGTTGGTGTTAAGGCAACTTTGCTTGATGGTTCTTACCACGAAGTGGACTCATCAGAAATGGCATTTAAGATAGCTGCAAGCTTGGCATTTAAGGAAGCTATGGAAAAGGGTAATCCTGTGCTTCTTGAACCTATCATGCGTGTAGAAGTTACAACACCAGAAGAGTATATGGGTAACATTATAGCAGACTTGAATTCCAGAAGAGCACATATTGAAGCACTTGAAAACAGAGCACATCTAAGGGTAATAAAAGCACTTGTTCCGCTTAGTGAAATGTTTGGTTATGCTACAACACTTAGGTCGCTTTCACAAGGTAGAGCAAACTACGTGATGACATTGTCACATTACGATAGAGTACCTGAAAAGGTAGCAGAAAAGATTTTGAAAAATGCTTAGTTCAATTTATATCTACCTGACAAGCACTAAAAATCTAAATCTCCACCACAGGTGAAGAAGGAGGGTCAAAGGTATGGCAAAAGAAAAGTTTATAAGAACAAAACCTCACATGAACGTTGGTACGATTGGACATATTGACCATGGAAAAACAACACTTACCGCAGCTATAACAAAGTATTGTTCACTCTTAGGATTGGCAGATTATACACCATATGAAATGATCGATAAGGCACCAGAGGAAAGGGCAAGGGGTATTACCATCAACATTACACACGTTGAATACCAAACAGAAAAAAGACACTATGCACACATTGACTGTCCAGGACACGCAGACTACATTAAAAACATGATTACCGGTGCAGCACAGATGGATGGTGCTATTCTTGTTGTTGCAGCAACTGATGGTCCTATGCCGCAAACAAGAGAACACGTCCTTCTTGCAAGGCAAGTTAATGTTCCAGCAATGATTGTTTACATCAACAAAGTAGACATGGTTGATGATCCCGAGCTTGTTGATCTTGTTGAAATGGAAGTTAGAGATCTCCTTAGCAAGTATGAATTCCCTGGTGATGAAGTGCCAGTAATCAGAGGTTCTGCACTTAAAGCTGTTGAAGCACCAAATGATCCAAATCATCCAGATCTTAAATCAATCAAAGAACTTCTTGACGCAATGGATAACTACTTCCCAGAACCAGTTCGTGAAGTGGATAAACCATTCCTTATGCCTGTTGAAGATGTTTTCTCTATCACAGGTAGAGGTACAGTTGTTACAGGAAGAATCGAACGTGGTGTAATTAAACCAGGTGTTGAAGCAGAGATCATTGGTATGAGCTATGAAACAAGAAAGACAGTTATCACAAGCGTTGAAATGTTCAGAAAAGAACTTGATGAAGCAATGGCTGGAGATAACGTTGGATGTCTGCTCAGAGGTATTGATAAAGATGAAGTAGAAAGAGGACAAGTCCTTGCAAAACCAGGTTCCATCACTCCTCACAAGAAATTCAAAGCAAACATCTACGTTTTGAAGAAAGAAGAAGGTGGACGCCACACACCATTTACAAAAGGTTACAAGCCACAATTTTACATAAGAACAGCTGACGTTACGGGAGAAATAGTTGATCTCCCAGCAGGTGCAGAAATGGTTATGCCTGGTGATAATCTCGAAATGACAATCGAACTCATTTATCCAGTTGCTATTGAAAAAGGTATGAGATTTGCAGTTCGTGAAGGTGGAAGAACAGTCGGAGCAGGTGTTGTTTCAGAAATTATTGAATAACATTTTGCAAAAAACGTATCTAAAATTTCCAAGACTTGATTAAGCTAAACCTTGTATGCGTAATCGGGGGGATTCCCCCCCTTTTCTAAGAAGGAGGGTAAGACATGCCAGGGCAAAAAATTAGAATCAGGTTGAGAGCATATGATCATAGATTGCTCGATGAATCGGCTAAGAAGATAGTTGAAGTGGCAAAGCAAACAAATGCAAAAGTTTCAGGACCGATCCCACTTCCAACGGAAAGAACACTTTATGTTGTGCTGAGATCGCCACTAAAACACAAAGATTCGCGTGAACAATTCGAAAAGAAAGTACACAAGAGACTTATAGACATAATAGAACCGAACTCAAAGACGATTGACGCACTGATGAAGATTAATCTTCCAGCAGGTGTCGATGTTGAAATCAATCTGTGAGTCCTCGGAGGTGTTTGGGATGAAATTTATTATTGCAAGAAAGGTTGGAATGACCAGATTATGGAAAGATGATAAGGTTGTTCCTGTTACAGTCCTTAAAGCAGGACCATGTATCGTTGTCCATAAAAAGACATTAGAAAAAGATGGTTACAACGCTGTGCAACTCGGGTTTGAAGAAGTTAGTGAGAAGAAATTAACCAAGCCAATGCTTGGTGTATTTAAAAAGGCAAATGTTAAGCCAATGAGAGTGCTTAAAGAGTTTAGAGTTGATAACGTAGATCAATATTCTGTTGGTCAGGAAATAACAGTTGCAATTTTCCAAGAAGGAGATAAGATAGATATTACTGGCTGGTCAAAAGGTAGAGGTTTTTCGGGCGCAATGAAAAGGTGGAATTTTCAAGGTGGTCCAAGAGCACACGGCGCAAAGTTCCACAGAGAACTTGGTTCTGTTGGTCAGCACACAGAACCAGCAAGAATTTTCAAAGGTAAAAGAATGCCTGGAAGATATGGCAATGAAAGAGTAACAATACTTAATTCTGAAGTTGTTAAGATCGACGTTGAGAATAATCTATTAGCGGTTAAAGGTGGAGTGCCAGGAGCGAGGGGCAGCCTTGTTTTGATAAGAAGTGCTGTTAAAGTTTAATTTTTACAGCACTTGACAAGGACGTGCTCCGAAAATGGAGTAAAGGAGGACAAAGAGTATGGCACAAACAACACTTTATAATATCAAGGGTGAAAAGATAGGAACCGTTGAACTCAGCGATGAGATTTTTAATATTGAGCCAAATCTTGATGTGATGTGGCGCTATATTGACATGCAACTTACAAATGCAAGAGCAGGTACCGCTTCTACTAAGACAAGAGGAGAAGTATCAGGTGGCGGAAGAAAGCCTTGGCCACAAAAGCATACAGGTAGGGCAAGAGCTGGTTCTATAAGAGCAATTAACTGGAGACACGGTGGAGTTGCGCACGGTCCCAAGCCAAGAAATTATTTGAAAAGATTAAACAAAAAAATGAAAAAACTTGCGCTCAAATCAGCTTTGTCTGCTCGTTTTAAGGAAGGTAATCTTATTGTTGTAAGCGACATACGATTTGAAAAAGCACAAACAAAACAAATGCGTGAAGTACTTAAAAATCTCAGAATCGTTGACGAGAAAGTCTTGTTCGTTCTTCCGAGAAAGGAAAATGTATACGAAAATGTGAAATTATCGGGAAGAAATATTCCTGGTGTGAAGGTTATAATTGCTGATAATCCAAATAACGGCAATCCTGTTAATATCGACGGTTTAAATGTTTACGACATAATAAACGCTACAAAGGTTGTCCTTACAGAGGGCACCGTTCGTAAAATTGAGGAGGTGCTCAGCAAATGAGAAAAGAATACTCCGATATCATTATTAGACCTGTTATAAGTGAAAAGTCAATGTCTTTACGTGCAAATCGTGAATATGTTTTTGAAGTTGACAAAAACGCGAACAAATCGGAAATAAAAGAAGCAGTTGAAAAGCTTTTTAACGTCAAAGTGGAAAGAGTAAACACAATGATTGTAAAGCCAAAACCCAAAAGAGACCTCAGAAGGGGTTATATGGCGAGGGAAGGATACACAAAAGAATGGAAAAAAGCCATAGTCAAGTTAGCAGAAGGCTATGTGATTAAAGAACTCCAAGCATGAGGGGTGAAGAACAATGGGTCTTAAAAGATTCAAGCCAACAACTCCAGGTAGAAGATTCATGGTTATTCCTGACTTTTCGGAAATTACCAAAACAGAGCCCGAAAAGTCACTTGTTGTGCCTCTTAAGAAAACGGGTGGTAGAAACCACCACGGAAGAATAACGGTAAGATTCAGAGGTGGCGGACATAAGAGATTATACAGAATTATAGATTTTAGAAGATGGGAAAAAGAAAACATTCCAGCAAAAGTTGCTTCAATAGAATATGATCCAAATAGAACAGCAAGAATAGCATTACTTGTTTATGCTGATGGCGAGAAGAGATATATCCTTGCACCCAATGGTTTAAATGTTGGAGATACAGTTATGTCTGGACCAGAGGCAGAAATTAAACCCGGTAATGCATTGCCTTTAGAAAATATTCCAGTAGGTACAATATTACACAACGTTGAGTTCTTACCGCGTGGCGGTGCAAAAATAGCAAGAAGTGCTGGAATGTCTTGTCAACTTATGGCAAAAGAAGGCGAATATGCACTCTTGAAAATGCCATCAGGTGAACTTAGAAAGGTTCACGTAAAGTGTTATGCAACGGTTGGTATAGTAGGTAACGAAGATCACAAAAACGAAATTTCTGGTAAAGCTGGTAGAGAAAGATGGAAAGGTAGAAAACCACATGTACGTGGTGTCGTAATGAACCCAGTAGATCACCCACACGGTGGTGGAGAAGGTAGAGGTAAAGGACATCACCCACAAAGCCCATGGGGTGTACCAGCTAAAGGTTATAAAACAAGAAGGGGTAAGAGAGCAAGCGATAAATTCATAGTTAGAAGAAGAAACGGTTAATCAGGAGGTGTAATAAATGGGTCGTTCAAGTAAAAAAGGACCATTCGTGGATCCCAAACTTCTGAAAAAAATCAGACTATTAAACGAAACGGGTGAAAAGAAGATCATAAAAACATGGAGTAGAGCAAGCACAATCGTTCCAGAGATGGTCGGACACACAATAGCAGTGTACAATGGTATGAAACATATACCAGTTTATATAACAGAGAATATGGTAGGACATAAACTTGGTGAATTTTCTTTCACAAGAAGATTTGGTGGACATACGAACAAATCAGCCAAAAAAGGTGAGGTCAAGAAATAAGGAGGGAATTGATAATGCAAACCATCATTAAAAGAGAGGGACTCAAAAGGTCCAAGTTTCATGCGAAAAGAAAAGAAACTCTTGCAACGTTACCAAAATATGAAGCACGAGCTGTTGCAAGATTTGTTCGCATATCTCCAAGAAAAGCGAGAGCTGTAATCAATTCTATCAGGGGTAAAAATGTTTCAGAAGCTTTTAATCTTCTTGAATTTTCGCCTAAGAAGGCTGCACGAATCGTTTATAATGTGTTAAAATCTGCTGTGGCAAATGCAACGAACAATTTTGGACTGTCTGAAGATAATCTCTATGTTTCAGCTTGTTATGTAAACGATGGTCCTAGAATGAAAAGGGTATGGCCACGTGGTAGAGGAAGGGCGGATATTATTCAAAAGAGAATGTCCCATATAACAATTATTGTCAGGGACAGAGAAAAAGAAAATAGCGCAAAACAATAAAATATACGTTGCGAGGTGATATTGGTGGGTCAAAAAGTACATCCAAGAGGTTTCAGACTCGGTTTAACGTCAGAATGGGATGCACAGTGGTTCAACGAAAAGAAATATAGTGAATATCTCCTTGAAGATGAAGCAATAAGAAATTTCCTGAGGAAAAATTACAACCAAGCTGGTATATCAAGAGTTTTCATTCAGAGACCAGATGCCGAAAGAGTGTTGATTTCAATTTATGCGGCAAGACCAGGAATATTGATAGGTAAAAAAGGTTCTGGAATAACAGAACTTAGGCAAGCGCTTGAAAGTAACTTCAACAGAAAATTTGGTGTTGATATAATTGAAGTCAAAACGCCTGAAACAGAGGCAATACTGGTAGCAGAATCCATTGCGCAAAAAATAGAAAAACGTGCTTCTTATAAAATAGTCATGAAAAGAGCAATAACTGCAGCACTTAGAAGGGGAGCAAAAGGAATAAAAATAATGGTTTCCGGAAGATTGGCAGGTGCAGAAATTGCAAGAACAGAATGGTATTTGAAAGGTAGACTACCACTTCAAACGTTAAGATCTGTAATAGACTACTCAACAGCTAGAGCCGAAACGAAATATGGAACCATAGGGATAAAGGTATGGATATACAAAGGTGATCAGCAAATTTGAAATTAACAAAACATATGCTTCAAACCTTAGAATTTGAAGACTTTACTTGAATCGTTCAACGAATAGGACGAGGGAGGTTAAATAACTATGCTAATGCCAAAAAGAGTTAAATACAGAAAACAACAACGAGGTAGAACTAAAGGAGAAACAAAAGGTGGAGCTCTTGTAATGTTTGGTGAATATGGTCTTAAAGCACTCGAACCGGCTTGGATAACATCACAACAAATAGAAGCTTGCAGACTTGCAATTACAAGAACTCTAAAGAAGGAAGGAAAACTTTGGATTAAGATATTCCCGGACAAGTCTTATACCAAGCATCCGCCTGAAACAAAACTTGGTAAAGGTAAAGGTAACGTTGAAGGTTGGGTTGCCGTTGTAAAACCAGGAAAGGTGATGTTTGAAATCGGTGGTGTTGAAGAAGAACTTGCCATAAAAGCCCTTGAATATGCAGCAACAAAATTGCCAATCAAAACAAAAATTGTGACAAGACATCACATAGGTGGTGAAGCAGTATGACACCAGTGGAAATAAGAAACATGAATAATGAGGAATTAGTAAAACTTTTAGAAGAAAAGAAAAGAACATTAATGAACTTGAGATTCCAAAATGCTTTAGGAGAATTGAAAGACTTTAGTCTCATCCAGAAAACTAAAAGGGACATAGCAAGAATCAAAACTATATTACGTGAACGTGAACTTGGTATAAGGAGGTAATACAAATGCCTAAGAAAAGATTTATTGGTGTTGTTGTAAGTGACAAGATGGATAAAACCGTAACAGTCAAAGTTGAAAGACTTGTGAAACACCCAAAGTTTGGAAAGTATATTAAGAAATCAAAGAAATTTTATGCTCATGATGAGAATAACGCATGCAAAATTGGAGATGTTGTAGAAATAGAAGAATCAAGACCTTTAAGCAAACTGAAAAGATGGGTAGTTGTTCAAATACTCGAGCGTTCTAAACTTGGTCTACAAACGCCTGAGACTGAGGAATTATTCGAGAACGAAGGGGGTAGTGTACAATGATTCAAAATGAAAGCTACCTCGTAGCAGCTGATAATTCTGGGGCAAAGGTTCTTAGAGTAATTAGAGTACTAGGTGGATCACATAAACAATTCGGTACAATAGGTGATATAGTTGTTTGCAGTGTCAGGGAAGCGGTACCTAATACTGATATTAAGAAAGGTGACGTTGTAAAAGCGGTTGTAGTAAGAACCAGAAAAGAGATAAGAAGACCTGATGGAAGTTATATAAGATTTGATGACAACGCGGCAGTTGTACTCGATAAATTTAATCAACCAAAAGGTACGCGTGTCTTCGGACCTGTTGCAAGAGAACTGAGAGAAAAAGGATTTATGAAAATAGTATCTCTCGCACCAGAAGTATGGTAAGGGGTGGTAATCGATGGCACAGAAAATCAAAAAGGGTGACACGGTACAAGTTATTTCCGGTAGTGATAAAGGAAAAAGAGGCGAAGTTATTCAAGTAATGCCAAAAGATGAAAAGATAATTGTCAGAGGTGTGAATGTTGTAAAGAAACACCAAAGACCAACTGGACAACTTAGACAGGGCGGAATAATAGAAAAGGAAGCACCGTTGTACTGGTCAAAAGTTATGTTAGTATGCCCAAGTTGTGATAAAGCCACAAGAGTTGGATTTAAGATTCTTGAAGATGGCAAAAAAGTGAGATTTTGCAAAAAATGCGGCGAAATAATAGATAAGAAGTAAGGAGGAATAAAAAATGGCCTACGAATTTGTTCCATTAAAAGAAAAGTATCAGAAAGAAGTGGTGCCAGCTTTAATGAAAGAGTTTGGATATAAAAACATCCACGAAGTTCCAAGGTTGGTGAAGGTAGTTATAAATATGGGCGTTGGTGAAGGTGCACGAAATAAAGATATCATAGAATCACATGCACGCGAACTTACGATGATAGCAGGTCAAAAAGCACTCATCACAAAAGCGAAGAAGAGTATTTCAAATTTCAAAATAAGAAAAGGTATGACCATAGGTGTAAAGGTAACGTTAAGAGGACCAAGAATGTACAATTTTGTGTACAAGCTCGTCAATCTTGTACTTCCAAAGGTTAGAGACTTCAGGGGATTAAATCCAAACTCATTTGATGGAAAAGGTAACTACAGCTTTGGTTTAACAGAACAACTTGTTTTTCCAGAGATATCACCAGATCAAATCAAGCGAATCCAAGGAATGGACATTGTTGTAGTAACAACAGCAAAAAAGGATGAAGAGGCCAAGAGATTACTTGAGTTACTTGGATTTCCATTCAAAAAGCAATAATTGAGGAGGGAATTTTTAATGGCAAAAAAATCAATGGTAGAAAAATGGAAAAAACCTAAGAAGTTCAAGACAAGAGAATATACAAGATGTAATATCTGTGGTAGACCACACTCAGTCTATAGAGAATTCGGAATTTGCAGAGTTTGTTTCAGAAGAATGGCTAACGAGGGAAAACTCCCGGGCGTTAGGAAAGCAAGTTGGTAATTATGGAGGTGTTAACCGTGTGGAGCGATCCAATAGCTGACATGCTTACTAGAATAAGAAATGCGAACCTTGTTTTTAAAGATCAAGTAGATATACCGGCTTCAAACTTAAAAAGAGCAATAGCAGACATTCTTGTTAGAGAAGGTTTCATAAAAGGATACACATACATTGAAGACGGAAAACAAGGAGTTCTTAGACTTCAAATGAAATACAAAGGTACAAGGAAAAATAAAGAAAGAGTAATTCACGGAATTGTACGCGTTTCGAAACCAGGTAGAAGAATTTATGTTGGTAAGAACAATATACCAAGAGTCAAGAATGGACTTGGAATTGCAATAATATCTACATCAAAGGGCGTACTCACCGACAAAGAAGCTGTAGAGTATGGAGTCGGTGGAGAAGTTATTGCCTACATCTGGTAAGGAGGTGTACCTCATGTCTCGTATAGCAAAGAAACCTGTTGTTTTACCGTCAAATGTCCAAGTTACACTCACCGACTCTCAAATTAAAGTTAAAGGTCCCAAAGGCGAGCTCAAATTAAATTCGCATCCATATGTCAATATAAAGGTTGAAGGTAACGAAGTATGGTTTACACCAAATCTTGAAGCAGCAAAGAGAAAAGCAGATGAAAGAAAATTTAAAGCAATGGTTGGTACTTATTGGCGACTTGTTAGAAATATGGTTATCGGTGTCACAGAAGGTTTCAAGAAAGAGCTTGAAATTGTTGGCGTCGGTTACAGGGCACAGTTGCAGGGTAACAAACTCTTAATGAACCTTGGATATGCTCACCAAGTTGAGTTTGAAATACCCTCCGATGTAAAGGTGGAAGTACCTGCACCAAATAAGATAATAGTCAGCGGTATAGACAAGCAAAGAGTAGGACAAGTTGCTGCAGATATACGCAGATGGAGAGAACCAAATCCATACAGTGGCAAAGGTATTAAGTACGTAGACGAAGTAATCAAACTCAAAGAAGGAAAGAAAGCATAAGGGGGTATAAGACGTGATTAAGAGAGAAGATCGCAGGAAATTAAGACTTGTAAGACATAAGAGAATAAGAAAGAAACTGTCAGGTACTCCTGAAAGGCCAAGACTTTCAGTTTTTAGAAGTGAAAAACACATTTATGCGCAAATAATAGATGACACGAAAGGCGTTACTCTTGTTGCAGCTTCTACTGTAGAAAAGGCAGTACGAGAGAAACTTAAGAAAACTTGGAACGTAGTAGCTGCAAAAGAAATAGGGAAATTGATTGCAGAAAGAGCATTAGCAAAAGGTATAAAAGAAGTAGTATTCGATAGAGGTGGATTCAAATACCATGGTAGAGTTAAAGCCCTTGCAGATTCGGCAAGGGAAGCTGGATTGAAATTTTAAGATTTTGTTAGGAGGTGCTCACAGTGTCAGAAATAGCTGAAAAGATAAAACAAGCTGGTGAAACTTTTGAGGAAAGGATAATAGAAATCAGAAGAACTACAAAGGTTACAAAAGGTGGTAAAAATTTATCGTTCAGAGTACTAGCTGTTGTAGGAAATAGGAATGGAAAAGTAGGTATCGGCGTTGGGAAGGCAAGGGAAGTGCCAGATGCAATAAGAAAAGCACTTGTTAGTGCAAGAAGAAATATGATGGAAATACCTGTTGTAAAAGGTACAATACCACATGAAGTAGTTGGAAAACAGGATTCTGCAAGAATTCTTATGAAACCTGCTGCTCCTGGTACTGGTATAATTGCTAATGGTACGGTTCGTGCAATACTTGAACTCGCTGGTGTGCAAAATGTACT
Proteins encoded in this region:
- the rpsG gene encoding 30S ribosomal protein S7, producing MRRRRAEPRIVPPDPVYGEVLVTKMINKVMWDGKKSIAQKIVYGAIEILEQKTGKNGIEIFKQAIENVKPVVEVRPRRIGGATYQVPVEVQEPRKTTLAIRWIVDIARSKKGKPMKEKLAEELLNAYNNTGAAIKKREDVHKMAEANRAFAHFRW
- the fusA gene encoding elongation factor G translates to MEEIKALYVDLNKLRNIGIMAHIDAGKTTTTERILFFTGRKHQIGSVDDGTATMDWMIQEKERGITITSAATTCFWKEHRINIIDTPGHVDFTIEVERSLRVLDGAIAIFDATAGVEPQSETVWRQADKYKVPRLAFMNKMDKTGADFEMAVQSMVERLGAHPIPVQIPIGAESDFKGVIDLIQMKAIRWLNPEGTEMVYEDIPVEWLDKAEEAREDMIEKIAEVDDEIMELYLEGQEPTEEQIHAALRRITIAGLGTPVFCGSAKMNVGIQPLLDGVVRYLPSPLDLPPVRGFDKNGNEIQVVPTENGPFVAYAFKIQTDPYVGKLTFLRVYSGRLEKGSYVINTTKGIKERVSRLIFLHADKREDVDYIRAGDIVGVIGMKSTITGDTICEEGTNVILEKMEFPEPVISIAIEPATKDDETKLSKALQALLDEDPSLRAYVDQETGETILSGMGELHLEIIVDRLKREFNVNVRVGKPQVAYRETMTKEVKTEGKYIRQSGGRGQYGHVIVQFEPLSLDKTFEFVDKTVGGVIPKQYIPAIEEGIREAMQVGVLAGYPVVGVKATLLDGSYHEVDSSEMAFKIAASLAFKEAMEKGNPVLLEPIMRVEVTTPEEYMGNIIADLNSRRAHIEALENRAHLRVIKALVPLSEMFGYATTLRSLSQGRANYVMTLSHYDRVPEKVAEKILKNA
- the tuf gene encoding elongation factor Tu, which encodes MAKEKFIRTKPHMNVGTIGHIDHGKTTLTAAITKYCSLLGLADYTPYEMIDKAPEERARGITINITHVEYQTEKRHYAHIDCPGHADYIKNMITGAAQMDGAILVVAATDGPMPQTREHVLLARQVNVPAMIVYINKVDMVDDPELVDLVEMEVRDLLSKYEFPGDEVPVIRGSALKAVEAPNDPNHPDLKSIKELLDAMDNYFPEPVREVDKPFLMPVEDVFSITGRGTVVTGRIERGVIKPGVEAEIIGMSYETRKTVITSVEMFRKELDEAMAGDNVGCLLRGIDKDEVERGQVLAKPGSITPHKKFKANIYVLKKEEGGRHTPFTKGYKPQFYIRTADVTGEIVDLPAGAEMVMPGDNLEMTIELIYPVAIEKGMRFAVREGGRTVGAGVVSEIIE
- the rpsJ gene encoding 30S ribosomal protein S10, yielding MPGQKIRIRLRAYDHRLLDESAKKIVEVAKQTNAKVSGPIPLPTERTLYVVLRSPLKHKDSREQFEKKVHKRLIDIIEPNSKTIDALMKINLPAGVDVEINL
- the rplC gene encoding 50S ribosomal protein L3, with protein sequence MKFIIARKVGMTRLWKDDKVVPVTVLKAGPCIVVHKKTLEKDGYNAVQLGFEEVSEKKLTKPMLGVFKKANVKPMRVLKEFRVDNVDQYSVGQEITVAIFQEGDKIDITGWSKGRGFSGAMKRWNFQGGPRAHGAKFHRELGSVGQHTEPARIFKGKRMPGRYGNERVTILNSEVVKIDVENNLLAVKGGVPGARGSLVLIRSAVKV
- the rplD gene encoding 50S ribosomal protein L4; translation: MAQTTLYNIKGEKIGTVELSDEIFNIEPNLDVMWRYIDMQLTNARAGTASTKTRGEVSGGGRKPWPQKHTGRARAGSIRAINWRHGGVAHGPKPRNYLKRLNKKMKKLALKSALSARFKEGNLIVVSDIRFEKAQTKQMREVLKNLRIVDEKVLFVLPRKENVYENVKLSGRNIPGVKVIIADNPNNGNPVNIDGLNVYDIINATKVVLTEGTVRKIEEVLSK
- the rplW gene encoding 50S ribosomal protein L23, with translation MRKEYSDIIIRPVISEKSMSLRANREYVFEVDKNANKSEIKEAVEKLFNVKVERVNTMIVKPKPKRDLRRGYMAREGYTKEWKKAIVKLAEGYVIKELQA
- the rplB gene encoding 50S ribosomal protein L2, whose protein sequence is MGLKRFKPTTPGRRFMVIPDFSEITKTEPEKSLVVPLKKTGGRNHHGRITVRFRGGGHKRLYRIIDFRRWEKENIPAKVASIEYDPNRTARIALLVYADGEKRYILAPNGLNVGDTVMSGPEAEIKPGNALPLENIPVGTILHNVEFLPRGGAKIARSAGMSCQLMAKEGEYALLKMPSGELRKVHVKCYATVGIVGNEDHKNEISGKAGRERWKGRKPHVRGVVMNPVDHPHGGGEGRGKGHHPQSPWGVPAKGYKTRRGKRASDKFIVRRRNG
- the rpsS gene encoding 30S ribosomal protein S19; its protein translation is MGRSSKKGPFVDPKLLKKIRLLNETGEKKIIKTWSRASTIVPEMVGHTIAVYNGMKHIPVYITENMVGHKLGEFSFTRRFGGHTNKSAKKGEVKK
- the rplV gene encoding 50S ribosomal protein L22; the encoded protein is MQTIIKREGLKRSKFHAKRKETLATLPKYEARAVARFVRISPRKARAVINSIRGKNVSEAFNLLEFSPKKAARIVYNVLKSAVANATNNFGLSEDNLYVSACYVNDGPRMKRVWPRGRGRADIIQKRMSHITIIVRDREKENSAKQ
- the rpsC gene encoding 30S ribosomal protein S3, whose protein sequence is MGQKVHPRGFRLGLTSEWDAQWFNEKKYSEYLLEDEAIRNFLRKNYNQAGISRVFIQRPDAERVLISIYAARPGILIGKKGSGITELRQALESNFNRKFGVDIIEVKTPETEAILVAESIAQKIEKRASYKIVMKRAITAALRRGAKGIKIMVSGRLAGAEIARTEWYLKGRLPLQTLRSVIDYSTARAETKYGTIGIKVWIYKGDQQI
- the rplP gene encoding 50S ribosomal protein L16, with the protein product MLMPKRVKYRKQQRGRTKGETKGGALVMFGEYGLKALEPAWITSQQIEACRLAITRTLKKEGKLWIKIFPDKSYTKHPPETKLGKGKGNVEGWVAVVKPGKVMFEIGGVEEELAIKALEYAATKLPIKTKIVTRHHIGGEAV
- the rpmC gene encoding 50S ribosomal protein L29, with the protein product MTPVEIRNMNNEELVKLLEEKKRTLMNLRFQNALGELKDFSLIQKTKRDIARIKTILRERELGIRR